TACTTTTACTGTGTTTTGGTTTATTGGGCGGCCAGCTTGATTCGCACTCAAACAGCCTTGTTCCGCTCACCGTACTGCTGCTTTGCTACATCATGGGGCTGCAAAACGCCATCATTACTAAGATTTCTAAGGCAGTCATCCGCACCACCCACCTTACCGGCTTGATTACCGATATCAGCATAGAGCTAGGGCGGCTTTTGTACTGGAACCGCAATCTTAATGCCCCTGATGAGATAAAAGTTTTATGCGATCGCAAACATTTAAAAGTGCAATCTAGCTTGGTATTGGCCTTCTTATGCGGCGCAATTTCTGGGGCCTATGGTTTTAATCATCTAGGCTTTAGCTCCACCATTTTTTTAGCGCTGATCTTAGCGATTCTTTCTGTTGGACCGATGGTTGAAGATTTTTAAGCAGCTTGACCTAGCAGCCTGTCGGACTTAAGCGATCGTAGCGAGGGAAAGACCGGTTTGAGACAGATTTCGTGGGTTTTTGAGGCGAATAGCTAGCTATTCAATATAACTGGGGTCAGAACAAAATTAAATCCTACTATGCTTAATGCTCTTAGAGCCAAAGAAAGCGGATTTAACTTTACTCTGACCCTAGTTATTTTGCTTTATTTTGCTTCATCAAAGCTCAGTGGAATCGGCGAGCCGCAGTAGCGGATATGCACAAAGCCACCGACTTTTTGCGGGCGATGAATATGCCCCAGCGCAATATAGTCAGCAGGTGGAAAAGCACTGGTAGGGAAGGCTTCCAGCGCGCCAACATAAATCTCCCGTACCGATTCACTGGCGCTTGCGCCAACCGTGGTGAGATGGCCGGTGGCGATAATGGGCAGCTGTGGCAAGCCAAGCGCCATGCGCGTATCCAAGGCCCGCTGATACAGCATTTGGTAGTGCTGAAAAATACCTGCTTGCAAGCTAAGCTGCTTTTCATCGCTGCTTTGCCCCGCCACGCTTTGCTGCACATCGCGCGCGCGGATAAAGGGAATCGCACATAGCACCGCCCCAGCGCTGCCGTCTTTTTGCTTGAACAACAAAACCTGCTCACCAGCATCCGCTGCCACGCCAGGAATTACACTGGTGTTGAGCTCCGCGAGCAGCGATTTGCTTTCGCCTAAGGTGGCTACCGAGTCATGATTCCCACCCAGAATAATCAGCCTCGTGCCTGTTTTGCTGAGGGCCACAATAAAGTGGTTGTAAAGCACACGGGCATAGCTGGGCGGCGAGCCGGTATCAAAAATATCCCCAGCCACCAAGATAGCATCGGCATTGTGAGTGGACGCAGCGGCCAGCAGCCAGTCTAAAAAAGACTGATGCTCAGCTTGGCGCGTCTTACCCATAAAGTGCTGGCCAAGATGCCAGTCCGAGGTGTGGATGATTTTCATGTGTGGGGAGTGGTGATTCATATGAAGGGGATTATGAAGGCTGGCAGTGGGGGTCTTGCCCTTCTTTGTATAATAAAAAACTACCAATATAAAAATTTGATAGATTTTTACTATCAAAATAGTATAAATATTCAATTGGTACTTAGCAATAGGAATGAATATCATTTGTATGAATGATTTTACATAAAGAGGATTAAAACATGGCAAAGACAATTACTTTTGCGATGGTGCACTTTAGCGTCGCTTTTAGTGTGGCCTATCTGATCACAGGCAGTATCGGCATGGCTGGTTTTCTGGCCTTAATTGAGCCTATGGTCAATACCGTTGCCTATTTTTTTCATGAAAAAGCATGGGATGCTTACCGGCTGCGGCGCAGTAAACATCCGCAAGGTGAGCATGTAGTGGCATAGCCGTGGATGGCCGCTACTCTGAGGTGCGCAGCTTATGAGATGCCGTTTTTAAATAGATTTTCTGAGAAAATCAAGCCCCGAAATATTCAGAAAATCAGTGTAATGAGCTACTACAGTGACTTGACTTTGTGCTCCTGACTTGCCGGTCAAATAGCAGAGAAATGTACTTCATTTCACCCATTCTGTGACCAGCATCGCCGTTGCACTTACTTATTGAGTTCTCCCTTTAAGAGGATCACTACAATGCGTATTGGAAACAATTTACATCATATGCAACCCGCAGCAATGGGTTCTGCCACTACCGTACAGGCTCAAAGTGCAAGCAGCCATGCTATCAGCAACACCAATAAACCGCTGGACCCACATCGAGTACGAGAACTAACACTCATTGGGGTAGGTAGTAGTGTGGCCTATCTGCTTAATGAACTTAATGGCCGTTTTGCGCAAGACAGAGAAACTTCACCATTTTCAGGAAAAGTCAGTATTGTTGGCAAGGAGGACGCTTGGGTCGCAAATGTTCGTGGCCAAGGCTATCTTAATCATCAAATCGAACTTGTCAGTCAATGGGGACAGCAGGTGCCAGCATATGATCCCAGTTATGCTGATCGTGACGAGTTCTCCAAAAGTAACCAATTACAATTAACACAAGCAGTAGAGTTGGGCGCAGAGCACTTGGAGCTGCTGGTAACGAGCATTAAGCGACTGGATGATGGATGCTTCCGAATCGTCTTGGACAATGGTCAGGTTATAGACAGTTGGCAAGTTGTATTGGGCTCTGGTGCCGGGCAACATACCAGCATCTGGAACAGTGCGACACCACACACCCAAGCAGAAAAACGACTAGACAATATCAAGCTTCATGAACAGGAAGCCTTGCTTGGCAAGGTCTTGGATCTTGATGAGTTTATGCGTATGACAGATGTTGATCCCTCGCGGTTCGCAGGAAAAACAGTCGTGATACATGGCCCCAACGCGGGGATTGACGCGGTTGAACGCGCGGGAGAGCTGGAGGCCAATGTCGTGTGGTTTACACGCAGCACCAACCCGTTGCTGCTAGATGGAAACCACCTGAAGTTTGCACCCGCTTTAGCTCAAAGTGCCTTGTATAAAGTGGATTCACTCGACATACATCCAACAAAGCAAGCGTTCGGGCCTGCATTGCGCCTAGACTACACCTCGCCAGGACAAGACATCGAAGAAGCATGCCACTCCTTGGAGGCGGACTACTACGTTTATGCTTTGGGGCAAGACATTCATAAGCCAGGAAGCGCTGGTGCAATGCTTGGGACCTGCTTCAGCAGCTGGAGCCTGTTTATGATTACGACCAAGTCTATAGCGACCAGCCATTTAAGACGATCTTGGGCTTACAAAGCCGTGGAACGAACAGCAGTAGCGGTTTGATCATTATCGGCGCCGCAGTTGCGCAGTTAGCGAGCAATGTCTCGCATAGTTACCTAGACCATGCAGCAGACCGAGTATTTGAGCAATTGACCAAACTGCCTGGTAACCATGCACAAGTGTTGTCACACCTGTTATTAGATGAGGCACCTTCACTACAAATCCAGGCTCAATTGCAAACAATGCAAGAGGATGGCATTCAATCGCCTGATATGCAGGTATTGCAACATCAAGTAAAGGATTATTTGACAGCCCGTGACTACTTTCAACAACAAGCAAACACGAAAAAAGGCAACCTGCGTGGGGTTGCCGCAGAGGTAGAAAATCAAACCTTGACCGAGGTGGCATCGGTTATCGTGTCTCCGCAGTTAGGCACGATCAAGGCCTCTGTTGCTGCCTTATCAGGGCTAATGCCAGCCTATGTAGCCAATGGCGATAATAATTTTACCACCGATAATCGCACCATGCTCCGCGCAGGTATTGCAGATAGATATCCAAACGTAGGCAACGCTGAAGCAAGTGGGTTTATCGACGAGGTAATTGGCTTGCGCCGCCTTGATCGCCAAAGATTTATTGATAAAATAGCCGCCGAAATGAATGACAATACAACCCAACCATTAGAGTCATTACCGCCCCCAGTACTAGGAGTTCCTGAGCCGGTCAGGACAGCTTATGAGGAGCGCCTGCAAAAATTGAATTCTGGAACCCGCGATGAGACGCCGTTAAGCCAGAGCTGGCTGCCCTAAAATAACTCATGAGGAAATGACGAATATTTGCCCCCATTCAGCGGTGTGTTTTTTGGCGGATTCTTTCTGGGCTTGCAGATAACTGGGTATTGGCCTTCTTATGCGGCGCAATTTCAGGGGCCTATGGTTTTAATCATCTAGCAGCCTGTCAGACTTAGACGGTCGAAGCGAAAAATCGCATGATCGAGACCAGATTTTGCCGGATTTGCAGCGCCAATAACGAGTTATTGGTCAAAAATCTGGTGAAATATAGGCCGATCAGGTGATTTTGCAGCTGACTGATGCTAAGTCCGACAGGCTGCTAGGCACAAGGCATTTGACGAAGGTAATAACAGGTTATTGTCGAGGAGCATCACGCAGTGAATGGCCATTTTCCGGCTCAGCCCTTCGGGTTTAGCCCATTTTTGGGGCTGCACGGCGTTAATGAAATACAGTGATGTAAAGGCTGCCCTGTGGCTTACCTCCAGAGACGATTTTATCTCCATTGAAGGTGTCCACATTTAGTGGCCTACCTCAGATGCAAAAATGAGGTAAAGAAAAGAAAGTTAATTTGAAAAATATAATAAAAATGCGCAGGAATAGTAATGAGCAGAATCTTCT
This genomic interval from Iodobacter fluviatilis contains the following:
- a CDS encoding YoaK family protein — encoded protein: MPFHYLRELTAPERTERNNIHLGVTLCFVAGATNAGGFLAVGQYTSHMTGILSGLADNWVLGNVSLMFGALASVLMFMAGAITSSLLINWARRRDRRSLYALPLLLESLLLLCFGLLGGQLDSHSNSLVPLTVLLLCYIMGLQNAIITKISKAVIRTTHLTGLITDISIELGRLLYWNRNLNAPDEIKVLCDRKHLKVQSSLVLAFLCGAISGAYGFNHLGFSSTIFLALILAILSVGPMVEDF
- the sbcD gene encoding exonuclease subunit SbcD, with the protein product MKIIHTSDWHLGQHFMGKTRQAEHQSFLDWLLAAASTHNADAILVAGDIFDTGSPPSYARVLYNHFIVALSKTGTRLIILGGNHDSVATLGESKSLLAELNTSVIPGVAADAGEQVLLFKQKDGSAGAVLCAIPFIRARDVQQSVAGQSSDEKQLSLQAGIFQHYQMLYQRALDTRMALGLPQLPIIATGHLTTVGASASESVREIYVGALEAFPTSAFPPADYIALGHIHRPQKVGGFVHIRYCGSPIPLSFDEAK
- a CDS encoding DUF2061 domain-containing protein → MAKTITFAMVHFSVAFSVAYLITGSIGMAGFLALIEPMVNTVAYFFHEKAWDAYRLRRSKHPQGEHVVA